Proteins from a single region of Pseudopedobacter saltans DSM 12145:
- a CDS encoding cation:proton antiporter has product MSLDIPHFELPFFTNLLILLVTARFFGEVFERFKQPAMIGEIIAGVIVGPSLLNLVHRTEEIIVISELGIFLLVILAGLEIDIDDILKSLKGKNIIISICAFFIPLLSGFAIAHLFGLDLMTTVFIGLCVSITALPVSIRILMDLGMINSAVGQKIISVAIFDDVLALTILGVLLNVNGTDMTVATIAKAASISLLKLFVFISVLGTSYYIIKRLINKGDYIESSLDKLLSFFKGKEPLFAIFFAFVLLFSTVTEALGFHFIIGAFFASMLISESLIGKQNLKNIEATTSSLAMGFLAPIFFAGIGLEFNISSITNIGLLISVILVSYFSKIIGGYLGGTFAGLNSKIAMVMGIGLNARGIMELVIANIAYKAGLINNEVFSILVIMGVLTTLTTPLMLKRSFRRLKANAS; this is encoded by the coding sequence ATGAGCTTGGATATTCCACACTTTGAATTGCCTTTTTTCACTAATCTGCTAATCCTATTGGTGACCGCCCGCTTTTTTGGAGAGGTTTTCGAACGATTTAAGCAACCAGCGATGATAGGCGAAATTATAGCAGGTGTTATTGTAGGTCCAAGCCTGCTCAACCTGGTGCATAGAACCGAAGAGATTATTGTTATATCTGAGCTGGGAATCTTCCTCCTGGTCATTCTGGCCGGTTTGGAAATAGACATAGACGACATTCTTAAGTCTTTGAAGGGGAAAAACATTATCATCTCTATTTGTGCCTTCTTTATTCCCTTATTGAGTGGTTTTGCAATTGCACACCTTTTTGGGCTGGATTTAATGACCACTGTATTTATCGGGCTTTGTGTTTCTATTACCGCTCTTCCCGTTAGCATCAGGATTTTAATGGACTTGGGGATGATTAACTCTGCAGTGGGGCAAAAGATTATCTCTGTCGCCATTTTTGATGATGTACTCGCGCTGACAATTCTAGGGGTATTATTAAACGTCAATGGAACAGACATGACTGTAGCAACTATCGCCAAAGCGGCTTCGATATCTCTTTTAAAGTTATTTGTATTTATTAGTGTACTGGGGACAAGCTATTATATTATAAAAAGATTAATCAATAAAGGTGATTATATAGAAAGTTCTTTGGACAAATTATTATCCTTTTTCAAGGGGAAAGAACCACTTTTTGCCATCTTCTTTGCCTTTGTACTTTTGTTTTCTACTGTAACCGAGGCATTGGGTTTCCATTTTATTATAGGTGCTTTCTTTGCGTCTATGCTCATCAGCGAATCTTTAATAGGAAAACAGAATCTAAAAAACATAGAAGCTACCACCAGCAGCTTGGCCATGGGGTTTCTGGCGCCAATTTTCTTTGCCGGTATTGGATTAGAGTTCAATATCTCATCCATAACGAATATCGGCTTATTAATCAGCGTGATTTTGGTTTCTTACTTCTCTAAAATTATTGGTGGTTATCTTGGCGGAACCTTTGCAGGACTTAACAGCAAAATAGCTATGGTTATGGGTATAGGGCTTAACGCCAGGGGGATTATGGAACTGGTGATTGCGAATATCGCTTATAAAGCCGGTTTGATAAACAATGAGGTTTTTTCGATTCTTGTCATTATGGGGGTTCTAACGACCTTAACCACGCCCCTTATGCTAAAAAGAAGTTTTAGAAGACTAAAAGCAAACGCCTCTTAA
- a CDS encoding cold-shock protein — protein sequence MADSFAKKEKEKKRAKKKQDKAEKKEERKSNNNKGKTLDDMIMYLDENGNFTSIPPDQQKRTKIKVEDIQIGVARMEEEEETENTGVVTSFFSDKGYGFIKEDKTNENIFVHSNNLTEAVKERDKVTFKKEMTPRGYAAIEVRKIK from the coding sequence ATGGCAGATTCGTTTGCGAAAAAAGAAAAAGAAAAGAAAAGAGCGAAGAAAAAGCAGGATAAAGCTGAAAAGAAAGAAGAACGTAAATCAAATAATAATAAAGGGAAAACCCTTGATGATATGATTATGTATCTGGATGAGAATGGGAATTTTACCAGTATTCCACCGGATCAGCAGAAGAGGACAAAGATTAAAGTCGAAGACATACAGATCGGCGTTGCAAGAATGGAAGAAGAAGAGGAGACAGAAAATACCGGCGTGGTTACTTCATTTTTTAGTGATAAAGGATACGGTTTTATTAAAGAAGATAAAACCAACGAAAATATTTTTGTTCACAGTAATAATTTAACGGAAGCTGTGAAAGAAAGGGACAAAGTGACCTTTAAAAAGGAAATGACTCCAAGAGGCTATGCCGCCATTGAGGTCAGAAAAATCAAATAA
- the mnhG gene encoding monovalent cation/H(+) antiporter subunit G, with the protein MTEILVMFFATLGSIVILIAAIGIFRMPDFYLRLSVTIKAATLGTGFILVAASIFFGEPSINMKSFAIALFLILTAPVSGHLIARAAYYSGTKLWKETVIDEMKGMYDKEKGILKSGEEEED; encoded by the coding sequence ATGACAGAGATTTTAGTAATGTTTTTTGCCACATTGGGCAGTATCGTGATATTAATTGCCGCTATTGGAATTTTCAGAATGCCTGATTTCTATTTGCGCCTTTCGGTGACCATTAAAGCAGCGACCCTGGGTACGGGTTTCATACTTGTAGCAGCTTCCATTTTCTTTGGTGAGCCTTCAATTAATATGAAGTCATTTGCCATTGCCTTATTTTTAATCCTTACAGCTCCCGTTTCTGGTCACCTGATTGCCCGGGCAGCTTATTATTCGGGAACAAAACTTTGGAAAGAAACCGTAATTGATGAGATGAAGGGAATGTACGATAAAGAAAAAGGCATTTTAAAAAGCGGGGAGGAAGAGGAAGATTAA
- the mbhE gene encoding hydrogen gas-evolving membrane-bound hydrogenase subunit E — protein sequence MLISVLSGIILSIFILFFSNKLNAKSALAYALVPIGLFVYFIQHIYNLGTQKSILYSYKWIPEIHVNLDFNLDGVSLMFCLLITGIGSLIFIYASKYLINDKDIHKFFGYLAMFMSAMLGMVLSDNVISLFLFWEVTSISSFFLIGHYHHSAASRKSALVSLGITGAGGLVLFAGLLWMAQIVDSYSIQTIISNANLITSHPYFGFILSLIFIGAFTKSAQFPFHFWLPGAMKAPTPVSAYLHSATMVTAGIYLLLRFSPAFQGYEIWNITLVVIGGITLLLGAAVSISKIDLKSILAYTTISALGIMVFLIGIGSDWALKALGTFIVVHALYKATLFLITGIIDHTYHTRNITQLSGLRKGNPYLFIAGLVAAFSAAGIPLTFGFIGKELIYDAVYQIQKTWAFGLLGVLVLTNLLMLCSSFSAGITPFIGRQSEIAEKTKSKFELKLAFGPLILGFFSLLFGISPQLFEGTFLDNYSRSILTDNNIIATRLHLWHGFNIVFILSVITIILGVILYLTRLKTDSAEETDLRISMANIFSRINSGLKQFAFRITHILHNGYLRKYLLTITVFSLLILGYAIFNHLQLSLDFSKYSSLKIYEVALAIMVTISVFTTISTSSRLAAIVSMSVVGYCICLFFVFYSAPDLALTQFTIDTLTVVLFVLVLFRLPGFINFANTATKIRDAVISILFGLFIGIIALGIIHEPHPNIISKFYANEAYISAHGKNVVNVILVDFRGFDTLFEIVVLSIAGIGVISLLKLQVQETEKE from the coding sequence ATGCTTATAAGTGTACTATCTGGAATTATCCTATCGATTTTCATTTTATTTTTCAGCAACAAGTTAAACGCTAAATCTGCATTGGCTTATGCTTTAGTCCCTATCGGATTATTCGTTTACTTTATTCAGCATATTTATAATTTAGGAACTCAAAAGTCTATTTTATATTCATATAAATGGATTCCCGAAATTCATGTCAACCTGGACTTTAATCTTGATGGCGTTTCTCTGATGTTCTGTTTGCTCATTACAGGAATTGGGAGCCTGATTTTTATCTATGCCTCCAAGTACCTGATTAATGATAAGGATATCCATAAGTTCTTTGGTTACCTGGCCATGTTTATGTCGGCAATGCTGGGTATGGTGCTATCAGACAACGTGATAAGCCTCTTTCTTTTTTGGGAGGTCACAAGTATCAGTTCATTTTTTCTGATTGGGCATTATCACCACAGTGCGGCATCAAGAAAGAGTGCGCTAGTGTCTTTAGGTATTACCGGTGCTGGTGGTTTGGTTTTATTTGCCGGATTGCTATGGATGGCACAGATTGTGGATTCTTATTCCATCCAGACAATTATAAGTAATGCCAATTTAATAACATCTCACCCTTATTTTGGCTTTATACTATCGCTGATTTTCATAGGGGCTTTTACCAAATCGGCTCAGTTCCCTTTTCATTTCTGGCTCCCGGGAGCCATGAAAGCACCAACTCCCGTTTCAGCTTATCTGCATTCAGCAACTATGGTAACGGCAGGCATTTATCTATTGCTGCGCTTCTCCCCTGCTTTTCAGGGATACGAAATATGGAATATTACCCTAGTTGTGATTGGTGGAATTACTTTATTACTTGGTGCAGCCGTTTCTATAAGCAAAATAGATTTAAAAAGCATTTTGGCTTATACCACCATTTCTGCATTAGGAATAATGGTGTTTCTAATTGGGATCGGCAGTGATTGGGCATTGAAAGCTTTAGGTACTTTTATAGTTGTTCATGCGCTATATAAAGCGACTTTGTTTCTGATTACTGGGATAATAGACCATACTTATCATACCCGAAACATCACACAGCTATCAGGTTTAAGAAAAGGTAACCCTTACCTGTTTATTGCGGGGTTGGTTGCCGCCTTTTCTGCTGCCGGTATTCCCTTAACCTTTGGTTTTATTGGAAAAGAATTAATCTACGACGCGGTTTATCAAATTCAGAAAACTTGGGCCTTTGGTTTATTAGGTGTATTGGTTCTGACCAATTTACTAATGCTTTGTTCCTCTTTTTCTGCGGGTATCACTCCATTTATAGGCAGGCAATCGGAAATAGCAGAAAAAACTAAATCTAAATTTGAACTTAAATTAGCTTTCGGTCCCCTTATTCTTGGGTTCTTCAGCTTATTGTTCGGGATTTCCCCACAGCTTTTCGAAGGTACGTTTCTTGATAATTATTCCAGGTCCATTCTAACAGATAACAATATCATAGCTACAAGATTACACCTTTGGCATGGATTCAACATTGTATTTATCTTAAGTGTCATTACAATAATATTAGGCGTTATTCTCTATCTTACAAGATTAAAAACAGATTCTGCTGAGGAAACAGACCTCAGGATTTCAATGGCAAATATTTTCAGCAGGATAAATTCGGGACTGAAACAGTTTGCATTCAGGATCACCCATATTTTACACAATGGTTATTTAAGAAAATACCTTTTAACGATTACTGTATTTAGTCTATTAATTTTAGGATATGCCATTTTTAACCATTTACAACTGTCGCTGGATTTTAGCAAATACAGTTCATTAAAGATTTACGAGGTTGCCTTAGCTATTATGGTTACCATTTCGGTATTTACGACGATAAGTACGTCTTCGCGTTTAGCTGCAATTGTTTCCATGAGCGTAGTAGGCTATTGTATCTGTCTGTTCTTCGTTTTTTACAGTGCCCCGGATCTCGCTTTAACACAATTTACCATAGATACATTAACCGTTGTATTATTTGTTCTTGTTTTATTCCGGCTTCCGGGATTCATCAATTTCGCCAATACAGCTACTAAAATCAGGGACGCCGTAATATCTATATTATTTGGCTTATTTATTGGAATTATTGCTTTGGGAATTATCCACGAGCCGCATCCGAATATCATATCAAAGTTTTATGCCAACGAAGCCTATATTTCTGCGCATGGAAAGAATGTTGTTAATGTCATTCTGGTAGACTTCAGAGGTTTTGATACATTGTTTGAAATCGTGGTGCTAAGTATAGCAGGTATTGGTGTAATCAGCTTATTGAAATTACAGGTTCAGGAAACAGAAAAAGAATAA
- a CDS encoding Na+/H+ antiporter subunit B, with protein sequence MYSRILKTATYYLLPVLLLFSVFILLRGHYKPGGGFVGGLIASIAFVMHSFANSVEQTLKLLRIPPVKFIPVGLILSLASAVFPMFLGDPIMTGVWYNEPIPIIGMIGTALFFDLGVYLLVIGVVLTILFTISQSTK encoded by the coding sequence ATGTACAGCAGAATTTTAAAAACGGCCACTTATTATCTACTTCCTGTATTGCTACTATTTTCGGTATTCATCTTATTGAGAGGACATTACAAACCAGGTGGTGGGTTCGTGGGGGGCTTGATTGCTTCCATCGCCTTCGTCATGCACAGTTTTGCCAATAGTGTAGAACAAACATTAAAATTACTCAGGATCCCTCCGGTGAAATTTATACCGGTTGGGCTGATTCTTTCTTTGGCGAGCGCAGTTTTTCCTATGTTTTTAGGAGATCCGATTATGACTGGTGTGTGGTATAACGAACCTATCCCTATTATCGGTATGATAGGCACCGCATTATTTTTTGACCTTGGCGTTTACCTGCTTGTCATTGGCGTTGTGTTAACTATTTTGTTTACCATATCTCAATCTACTAAATAG
- a CDS encoding B12-binding domain-containing radical SAM protein: MIKPSVLLTTLNAKYIHLNLAIRILYDLNKDQSDLHWKEFTIKTDFDEIAQYCAQFDVVCFSCYIWNITETLAVTERIKQINPETKILLGGPEVSYEWQDIIQLHQVDFIITGEGEIPFEKFLKNYPDFNDINNLIYKENGEVIYREKTEQFDIKLLTDRNPYQYDKPEDLYNKVCYIETSRGCPYKCEFCLASLDNRMRYVDMDTIKSNLLYLMQHGRTIKFLDRTFNIKREFTLELFQFILDNYRPENVFQFEITADIVHPDIIKFVNEKVPPGLFRFEIGIQTVNQASNLEVSRKQNFQKTSSIIKQLDERIEMHLDLIVGLPLEYLADLKFSFESTFKLYPPELQLGFLKFLKGTPVREKYEQYGYVFDPNPPYQIIKSDFLSERELHDITLMENALEIYWNKKRAIHTLKYVAENHSIFDYLMELGRHFDKNYIFHKHSLADIFNGIYDFTKENYSTDQYIKEFFAIDYYLYSKQRPQNLFGLELEKGESNRIIERLRLNHQKYRFVILDISFDWDFWVESNCIFPKKGQLIIRYDGQTAPVIQYQKEELIMAD, encoded by the coding sequence GTGATTAAGCCGAGTGTACTTCTAACAACATTAAATGCCAAATACATCCACCTTAATTTGGCTATCAGGATTTTGTATGATCTGAATAAAGATCAATCTGATCTCCATTGGAAAGAATTTACCATTAAAACTGATTTCGATGAGATAGCTCAATACTGTGCGCAATTTGATGTCGTATGTTTTAGTTGCTATATCTGGAATATTACCGAAACCCTTGCTGTAACTGAAAGAATTAAACAGATAAATCCTGAAACAAAAATATTACTTGGCGGTCCCGAGGTAAGTTACGAATGGCAGGATATCATTCAGCTGCATCAGGTCGATTTTATAATTACTGGAGAAGGAGAAATTCCGTTCGAAAAGTTCTTGAAGAATTATCCGGATTTTAATGACATCAATAACCTGATCTATAAAGAAAACGGTGAAGTTATCTATCGGGAGAAGACAGAACAATTTGACATTAAATTACTTACCGACAGAAATCCTTATCAATACGACAAACCGGAAGATTTGTACAATAAAGTTTGTTATATAGAAACAAGCCGGGGCTGTCCTTATAAATGCGAATTTTGTTTGGCCAGCTTAGATAACCGAATGCGCTATGTTGATATGGATACCATTAAAAGCAATTTGCTGTATCTGATGCAACATGGTCGGACCATTAAGTTTCTGGACCGTACTTTCAATATCAAAAGAGAGTTTACACTGGAGCTTTTTCAGTTTATCCTCGACAATTACAGACCGGAAAATGTTTTTCAATTTGAAATAACGGCAGATATTGTGCATCCGGATATTATCAAATTCGTAAACGAAAAGGTGCCTCCCGGTTTATTCCGATTTGAAATAGGCATACAAACAGTGAACCAGGCCAGTAATCTGGAGGTTAGCAGAAAGCAGAATTTTCAAAAGACCAGCAGTATCATCAAACAACTGGACGAACGCATAGAAATGCACCTTGATCTTATTGTTGGATTACCCTTGGAATATCTGGCAGATCTTAAATTCAGCTTCGAATCCACATTCAAATTATATCCACCCGAGCTTCAATTGGGTTTCCTGAAATTCCTGAAGGGTACGCCGGTGAGAGAGAAATACGAACAGTATGGTTATGTTTTCGACCCAAACCCGCCGTATCAAATTATAAAAAGCGATTTCCTAAGCGAAAGGGAACTTCACGACATTACCTTAATGGAAAATGCGCTTGAGATTTACTGGAATAAAAAAAGAGCCATACATACCCTAAAATATGTAGCAGAGAACCATAGTATTTTCGATTACTTAATGGAACTGGGCAGACATTTTGATAAAAACTATATCTTCCATAAGCACTCTCTGGCAGATATATTCAATGGTATATATGATTTTACTAAAGAAAACTACAGTACTGACCAGTACATTAAAGAGTTTTTTGCAATAGATTACTATTTATATAGTAAGCAAAGACCCCAAAACCTATTTGGGCTGGAACTTGAAAAAGGGGAAAGCAACAGAATAATCGAGCGTTTAAGGTTAAATCACCAGAAATACCGCTTTGTAATTTTGGACATTAGTTTCGATTGGGATTTTTGGGTGGAATCTAATTGTATTTTCCCTAAAAAAGGGCAGCTTATCATTCGTTACGACGGCCAGACTGCACCGGTAATTCAATATCAAAAAGAGGAATTAATAATGGCAGATTAA
- a CDS encoding proton-conducting transporter transmembrane domain-containing protein has translation MIENFIVMPLLGQMVVAIITLLFWGKSNILRYISVVGSSLVLIASIILFIRVEQDGILVMHAANWKPPFGITFVADTFSSLMVLLSSIVGFCISIYCMQGIGTNRVNFGFYTIYHFLLMGLFGAFLTGDLFNLYVWFEVIIISSFVLMTLGGRKAQIEGSIKYVAINLFSSTIFLTGIGLLYGIAGTLNMADLAIKVPQLPNQGLVTIVSIFFILSFGIKSAIFPLYFWLPSSYHTPPSAIAALFGGLLTKVGIYAMLRMFSLVFRMDGWISETVIILAVFTMFVGAFGAINKMNLRKLFSYLIVCHIGFMIGGIGMFTLVSLTGTIFYLIHDIIIKTNLFLITGIIRMMNGSVNMKHLGNMYKEYPKITLIFALVFFSLIGIPPLSGFWPKINFVNAAFEQNQYAFIIGLIFASFITLYVIIKVWANVFWKNKEEGFSKGDNLFENKSLLNKIYLISPIAILMLITLFIGLSADKVFYISKKVATQMIDTQPYIDAVFGH, from the coding sequence ATGATTGAGAACTTTATTGTGATGCCCCTGCTGGGGCAAATGGTTGTTGCGATTATTACTTTATTGTTCTGGGGAAAGAGCAATATCTTAAGATACATTAGTGTTGTGGGTAGTTCCCTGGTATTGATTGCTTCTATTATTCTTTTTATAAGAGTAGAGCAGGACGGAATTTTGGTTATGCATGCCGCAAATTGGAAACCTCCTTTCGGGATTACTTTTGTTGCGGATACGTTTAGCTCATTAATGGTCCTTTTAAGCAGCATTGTCGGCTTCTGCATTTCCATCTACTGTATGCAAGGAATTGGCACAAACCGAGTAAATTTTGGATTTTATACCATTTACCACTTCTTACTTATGGGCTTATTTGGTGCTTTCCTTACCGGAGATTTATTCAACCTGTACGTTTGGTTTGAAGTAATTATTATTTCTTCATTTGTTTTAATGACTCTTGGCGGAAGAAAAGCGCAAATTGAAGGTTCTATTAAATATGTGGCTATTAACCTTTTCTCCTCCACCATTTTCCTAACGGGTATCGGCCTGCTTTATGGCATTGCAGGAACTTTAAATATGGCCGATTTGGCAATTAAAGTCCCTCAACTACCTAACCAGGGATTGGTAACCATCGTTTCTATTTTCTTTATTTTAAGTTTCGGAATTAAATCAGCCATATTTCCTTTATATTTCTGGTTACCTTCATCCTATCACACGCCACCTTCGGCTATTGCAGCATTATTTGGTGGCTTACTAACGAAAGTAGGTATTTATGCAATGTTGAGAATGTTTTCTCTGGTATTCAGGATGGACGGATGGATTAGTGAAACGGTGATTATTTTGGCGGTATTCACCATGTTTGTAGGGGCTTTTGGCGCTATCAACAAAATGAATTTAAGAAAGCTCTTCTCCTATCTTATTGTCTGTCATATCGGTTTTATGATTGGCGGTATCGGTATGTTTACGTTGGTTTCATTAACGGGTACAATCTTTTATTTGATCCATGATATCATTATCAAAACCAATCTATTCCTGATTACCGGAATTATCAGAATGATGAACGGATCTGTCAACATGAAACATTTGGGAAATATGTATAAAGAGTACCCTAAGATAACGCTGATATTCGCACTGGTCTTTTTCTCTCTGATAGGTATTCCTCCATTATCTGGATTCTGGCCAAAAATAAACTTTGTTAATGCAGCTTTCGAACAAAATCAATACGCCTTTATCATCGGACTCATTTTTGCTAGCTTCATTACATTATATGTGATAATAAAAGTATGGGCAAATGTTTTCTGGAAAAATAAAGAAGAAGGCTTTTCGAAAGGAGACAATTTATTTGAGAACAAAAGCTTACTGAATAAAATTTACCTTATCAGCCCAATAGCAATCTTAATGCTGATTACGCTTTTTATAGGCCTGTCTGCAGATAAAGTATTTTATATAAGTAAAAAGGTTGCTACGCAGATGATAGATACACAACCTTACATAGACGCAGTTTTTGGACATTAA
- a CDS encoding Na+/H+ antiporter subunit C: protein MELIIVFLIVLLYASGVYMLLRRSMVKLLIGVMLLGNGTNLLILLMGRITRGNPPVMEDNLKILLEPFADPVPQALILTAIVISFGLQAFSIVLLKRVYVLVNSDDLDDLNTPEEIDDI from the coding sequence ATGGAACTGATTATTGTTTTCCTTATCGTATTACTTTACGCCTCCGGAGTTTACATGCTGCTTAGAAGAAGTATGGTAAAATTGCTGATTGGAGTGATGTTGTTGGGTAATGGAACGAATTTGCTGATATTATTAATGGGGAGGATTACCAGAGGGAACCCTCCCGTAATGGAAGATAACTTAAAAATATTACTGGAACCTTTTGCCGATCCTGTTCCGCAGGCCTTAATATTAACAGCCATTGTAATAAGCTTTGGTTTACAGGCTTTTTCTATTGTGTTACTTAAACGGGTATACGTTCTCGTAAACTCAGATGATTTGGATGATTTAAATACCCCGGAAGAAATTGACGATATATGA
- a CDS encoding OsmC family protein: MTKTHQYKATIVWTGNSGSGTSDYKSYERSHLIEIGNKPDILGSADPAFRGDANRHNPEDLLLSSLSSCHMLWYLHLCSAEGIIVLEYTDYAEGIMIEKNDGSGHFREVTLHPRIKVKEHTMLEKAYALHEKANKFCFIANSVRFPVKHEPIIDVMKVS; the protein is encoded by the coding sequence ATGACAAAAACGCACCAATATAAAGCGACCATAGTTTGGACAGGGAATAGCGGTTCGGGGACCAGTGACTACAAAAGTTATGAAAGAAGTCACTTGATAGAAATTGGAAACAAACCTGATATTCTAGGTTCCGCTGATCCGGCATTTAGAGGTGATGCGAACAGACACAATCCGGAAGATTTGTTGTTGTCTTCTCTTTCTTCCTGCCATATGCTGTGGTATCTGCATTTATGTTCCGCAGAAGGAATAATTGTATTAGAATATACCGACTATGCAGAAGGCATTATGATAGAAAAAAATGACGGCAGTGGTCATTTCAGAGAAGTTACATTACATCCCCGAATTAAAGTAAAAGAACACACTATGCTGGAAAAGGCTTACGCCTTGCATGAAAAGGCGAACAAATTCTGTTTTATTGCAAACTCTGTGAGATTCCCGGTAAAACATGAGCCCATAATTGATGTTATGAAAGTCAGTTAG
- a CDS encoding cation:proton antiporter, with the protein MNLSLYLQFVILPILSFSLILTFIRLMKGPSIVDRVIALDLIITSGIGVIAIYCITFNNSLFLDVGMILALIAFLGTLAFSYYIEKINK; encoded by the coding sequence ATGAATCTGAGCCTGTACCTGCAATTTGTGATATTGCCTATACTTTCTTTTTCGCTGATCCTCACGTTTATCAGGCTGATGAAAGGCCCTAGTATCGTAGACCGAGTTATTGCGCTAGACTTAATTATTACATCTGGTATCGGTGTTATTGCCATTTATTGCATCACTTTTAATAATTCCCTGTTTCTTGATGTAGGGATGATCTTAGCGTTAATCGCATTCTTAGGGACGCTTGCGTTTTCTTATTATATAGAAAAAATTAACAAATGA
- a CDS encoding cold-shock protein, producing the protein MKEGKVKFFNETKGFGFITPLNGGDDIFVHSSGLETEIRENDVVVFEVENGRKGLNAVNVRLA; encoded by the coding sequence ATGAAAGAAGGCAAAGTAAAGTTCTTTAATGAAACAAAAGGTTTCGGATTCATCACTCCATTGAATGGTGGTGACGATATTTTTGTTCATTCATCCGGCTTAGAAACTGAAATTCGTGAAAACGATGTAGTAGTTTTCGAAGTAGAAAACGGAAGAAAAGGGCTAAATGCAGTTAACGTAAGACTAGCTTAA
- a CDS encoding Na+/H+ antiporter subunit E — MTKQFLMNLLLMFIWVALSGTFYYGNFLFGFMLGYFILWILAKGENRKNKKYFNRVPKAIGFVLYFLYEMIKANIHVAYDVITPKYFMKPGIVKYPIDLDDDWEINLLSSCISLTPGTLVMDISADKKVMYIHNMYLKDKDTFIKEIKEGFEKRILEITR, encoded by the coding sequence ATGACTAAACAGTTTTTAATGAACTTGCTGCTCATGTTTATATGGGTAGCCTTAAGCGGAACTTTCTATTATGGAAATTTCCTGTTTGGGTTTATGCTTGGATACTTTATTCTTTGGATTCTGGCAAAAGGTGAGAACCGCAAAAACAAGAAGTACTTCAACCGGGTGCCAAAGGCTATAGGTTTCGTACTGTATTTCTTATACGAGATGATAAAAGCGAATATCCACGTAGCATATGACGTGATTACACCTAAATATTTTATGAAACCCGGGATTGTGAAATACCCTATAGACCTGGATGACGACTGGGAAATTAATCTGTTATCTTCCTGTATATCACTCACTCCGGGAACACTGGTGATGGATATCAGTGCTGATAAAAAGGTGATGTACATCCACAACATGTATTTAAAAGACAAAGACACCTTTATCAAGGAAATTAAGGAAGGTTTTGAAAAAAGAATTTTAGAAATAACAAGATGA